The proteins below are encoded in one region of Buttiauxella gaviniae:
- the sucC gene encoding ADP-forming succinate--CoA ligase subunit beta — protein sequence MNLHEYQAKQLFARYGLPAPVGYACTTPREAEEAASKIGAGPWVVKCQVHAGGRGKAGGVKVVNSKEDIRAFAEHWLGKRLVTYQTDANGQPVHQILVEAATDIDKELYLGAVVDRSSRRVVFMASTEGGVEIEKVAEETPHLIHKIALDPLAGPMPYQGRELAFKLGLEGKQVQQFTKIFMGLANIFLERDLALIEINPLVITKQGDLVCLDGKLGADGNALFRQPELREMRDPSQEDARESQAAQWELNYVALDGNIGCMVNGAGLAMGTMDIVKLHGGEPANFLDVGGGATKERVTEAFKIILSDDKVKAVLVNIFGGIVRCDLIADGIIGAVEEVGVNVPVVVRLEGNNAELGAKKLADSGLNIIAAKSLTDAAQQVVAAVEGK from the coding sequence ATGAACTTACACGAGTATCAGGCGAAACAATTGTTTGCTCGATATGGCCTGCCGGCTCCAGTCGGTTACGCCTGTACCACACCGCGTGAAGCGGAAGAAGCTGCCTCCAAAATTGGCGCAGGTCCGTGGGTGGTAAAATGTCAGGTTCATGCCGGTGGCCGCGGTAAAGCGGGCGGTGTGAAAGTGGTTAACAGCAAAGAAGATATCCGTGCTTTCGCTGAACACTGGCTGGGCAAACGCCTGGTAACCTACCAGACAGACGCCAATGGTCAGCCGGTTCACCAGATTCTGGTAGAAGCAGCGACTGATATTGATAAAGAGCTGTATCTGGGCGCGGTAGTAGACCGTAGCTCCCGTCGCGTTGTGTTCATGGCATCTACCGAAGGCGGCGTGGAAATCGAAAAAGTGGCGGAAGAAACCCCGCACCTGATCCACAAAATTGCCTTGGATCCGCTGGCAGGCCCAATGCCTTATCAAGGCCGTGAGCTGGCGTTCAAACTGGGCCTGGAAGGTAAACAAGTTCAGCAATTCACCAAAATCTTTATGGGTCTGGCGAACATCTTCCTTGAGCGCGACCTGGCGCTGATCGAAATCAACCCGCTGGTTATCACTAAGCAGGGCGACCTGGTGTGCCTGGATGGCAAACTGGGCGCTGATGGCAACGCACTGTTCCGCCAGCCTGAGCTGCGCGAAATGCGTGACCCAAGCCAGGAAGATGCGCGTGAATCTCAGGCTGCACAGTGGGAACTGAATTACGTTGCGCTTGATGGCAACATCGGCTGCATGGTTAACGGTGCGGGCCTGGCAATGGGCACCATGGACATCGTTAAACTGCACGGCGGCGAACCAGCAAACTTCCTGGACGTTGGCGGCGGCGCAACCAAAGAGCGTGTGACCGAAGCCTTCAAAATCATTCTGTCTGACGACAAAGTGAAAGCGGTTCTGGTAAACATCTTCGGCGGTATCGTGCGTTGCGACCTGATTGCAGACGGTATCATCGGTGCGGTTGAAGAAGTGGGTGTTAACGTTCCAGTGGTCGTTCGTCTGGAAGGTAACAACGCCGAATTGGGCGCGAAAAAATTGGCAGATAGTGGCCTGAATATTATTGCAGCGAAAAGTCTGACGGATGCAGCACAGCAGGTTGTTGCTGCCGTGGAGGGGAAATAA
- the odhB gene encoding 2-oxoglutarate dehydrogenase complex dihydrolipoyllysine-residue succinyltransferase, which translates to MSSVDILVPDLPESVADATVATWHKKPGDTVTRDEVLVEIETDKVVLEVPASADGVLDAVLEDEGTTVTSRQILGRLREGNSSGKETSAKVESKESTPAQRQQASLEEQSNDALSPAIRRLIAEHSLDASAIKGSGVGGRITREDVDKHLTQAKAAQPAQAKAAEETKAPVAPLAGRSEKRVPMTRLRKRVAERLLEAKNSTAMLTTFNEVNMKPIMELRKQYGESFEKRHGVRLGFMSFYIKAVVEALKRYPEVNASIDGEDVVYHNYFDVSIAVSTPRGLVTPVLRDVDTLGMADIEKRIKELAVKGRDGKLTVEDLTGGNFTITNGGVFGSLMSTPIINPPQSAILGMHAIKDRPMAVDGKVEILPMMYLALSYDHRLIDGRESVGYLVAIKELLEDPTRLLLDV; encoded by the coding sequence ATGAGTAGCGTAGATATTCTCGTTCCTGACCTGCCTGAGTCCGTTGCCGATGCGACTGTTGCCACCTGGCATAAAAAACCGGGCGACACCGTAACCCGTGACGAAGTGCTGGTAGAAATCGAAACTGACAAAGTGGTACTGGAAGTACCGGCGTCGGCAGATGGTGTTCTGGATGCTGTACTGGAAGATGAAGGGACCACCGTCACTTCTCGTCAAATCCTCGGCCGCCTGCGTGAAGGCAACAGCTCTGGTAAAGAGACATCAGCGAAAGTCGAAAGCAAAGAGTCTACTCCGGCGCAGCGCCAGCAGGCTTCTTTGGAAGAGCAGAGCAATGACGCGCTGAGCCCGGCGATTCGTCGCCTGATTGCCGAGCATTCTCTGGATGCCAGCGCAATTAAAGGCAGCGGTGTTGGCGGTCGTATTACCCGTGAAGATGTTGATAAGCATCTGACTCAGGCTAAAGCGGCGCAACCCGCTCAGGCTAAAGCGGCTGAAGAAACCAAAGCCCCTGTCGCACCGTTGGCTGGTCGCAGTGAAAAACGCGTACCGATGACGCGTCTGCGTAAACGTGTTGCCGAGCGTCTGCTGGAAGCGAAAAACTCCACCGCCATGCTCACCACGTTTAACGAAGTGAACATGAAGCCAATCATGGAGCTGCGTAAACAGTACGGCGAATCCTTCGAAAAACGCCACGGTGTGCGTCTGGGCTTCATGTCCTTCTACATCAAAGCGGTAGTAGAAGCGCTGAAACGCTATCCGGAAGTGAACGCTTCTATTGATGGCGAAGACGTGGTTTACCACAACTACTTCGACGTTAGCATCGCGGTTTCCACGCCGCGTGGCCTGGTAACACCGGTGCTGCGTGATGTAGATACCCTCGGTATGGCTGACATCGAAAAACGCATCAAAGAGCTGGCTGTGAAAGGTCGCGACGGCAAACTGACCGTTGAAGACTTGACCGGCGGTAACTTCACTATCACCAACGGTGGTGTGTTTGGTTCCCTGATGTCTACCCCGATCATTAACCCGCCGCAGAGCGCGATCCTGGGTATGCACGCTATTAAAGATCGTCCAATGGCGGTTGACGGTAAAGTTGAGATCCTGCCAATGATGTATCTGGCACTCTCTTACGATCACCGTCTGATCGATGGTCGTGAATCTGTGGGCTATCTGGTCGCGATTAAAGAGCTGCTGGAAGACCCAACTCGTCTGCTGCTGGACGTGTAG
- the sucA gene encoding 2-oxoglutarate dehydrogenase E1 component: MQNGEMKAWLDSSYLAGANQSWIEQLYEDFLTDPDSVDAHWRSMFQQLPGTGARPDQFHSKTRDYFRRLAKDASRYSTAITDPDTDVKQVKVLQLINAWRFRGHQAANLDPLGLWKQDAVPDLSPSFHNLTDDDLQETFNVGSFAGGKETMKLADLIDALKQTYGGSIGAEYMHITNTEEKRWIQQRIESVVGHSTFSVEEKKRFLSELTAAEGLERYLGAKFPGAKRFSLEGGDALVPMLKEMIRHAGKSGTREVVLGMAHRGRLNVLINVLGKKPQELFDEFAGKHKEHLGTGDVKYHMGFSSDVETEGGLVHLALAFNPSHLEIVSPVVIGSVRARLDRLEKPGINQVLPITIHGDAAVAGQGVVQETLNMSKARGYEVGGTVRIVINNQIGFTTSNPLDARSTPYCTDIGKMVMAPIFHVNADDPEAVAFVTRLALDFRNTFKRDVFIDLVCYRRHGHNEADEPSATQPVMYQKIKKHPTPRKIYADRLEQEKLATLEDATEMVNLYRDALDAGECVVKEYRPMNMHSFTWSPYLNHEWDESYPNKVEMKRLQELAKRISTAPETVEMQSRVAKIYSDRQEMANGSKKFDWGAAENLAYATLVDEGVSVRLSGEDVGRGTFFHRHAVIHNQTNGSTYTPLQHVHNSQGQFKVWDSVLSEEAVLAFEYGYATAEPRTLTIWEAQFGDFANGAQVVIDQFISSGEQKWGRMCGLVMLLPHGYEGQGPEHSSARLERYLQLCAEQNMQVCVPSTPAQVYHMLRRQALRGMRRPLVVMSPKSLLRHPLAVSTMDELANGTFLPAIGEVDELDPAGVKRVVMCSGKVYYDLLEQRRKNDQKDVAIVRIEQLYPFPHQAVQEALKPFAHVHDFVWCQEEPLNQGAWYCSQHHFREVVPFGSGLRYAGRPASASPAVGYLSVHQKQQQDLVNDALNVD; encoded by the coding sequence ATGCAGAACGGCGAAATGAAAGCCTGGCTGGATTCCTCTTACCTGGCAGGTGCAAACCAGTCCTGGATAGAGCAGCTCTATGAAGACTTCTTAACCGATCCTGACTCTGTTGATGCGCACTGGCGCTCAATGTTCCAGCAATTACCTGGAACCGGGGCCAGACCGGATCAATTCCATTCCAAAACACGTGATTATTTCCGTCGTCTGGCGAAGGATGCCTCACGTTACTCCACCGCAATTACCGACCCTGACACTGACGTCAAGCAAGTCAAAGTGTTGCAGCTCATCAACGCCTGGCGTTTCCGTGGGCATCAGGCAGCAAACCTTGATCCGCTTGGCCTGTGGAAGCAGGATGCGGTTCCCGATCTCTCCCCGTCATTCCATAATCTGACCGACGACGATCTTCAGGAAACCTTCAACGTAGGTTCTTTTGCCGGCGGCAAAGAGACCATGAAGCTTGCTGATTTGATTGATGCGTTGAAGCAGACTTACGGCGGTTCGATCGGCGCGGAATATATGCACATCACCAACACCGAAGAAAAACGCTGGATTCAGCAGCGCATTGAATCGGTAGTGGGACACTCGACGTTTAGCGTTGAGGAAAAGAAACGCTTCCTGAGCGAACTGACCGCAGCTGAAGGCCTTGAGCGTTATCTGGGGGCGAAATTCCCTGGTGCGAAACGCTTCTCGCTGGAAGGCGGTGATGCGCTGGTGCCAATGCTCAAAGAGATGATCCGCCATGCGGGCAAGAGCGGCACCCGTGAAGTGGTTCTGGGGATGGCACACCGTGGCCGCCTGAACGTACTGATCAACGTACTGGGTAAAAAGCCGCAGGAACTGTTCGACGAGTTTGCCGGTAAACATAAAGAACACCTCGGCACGGGTGACGTGAAGTACCACATGGGCTTCTCATCTGATGTTGAAACCGAAGGTGGCCTGGTTCACCTGGCGCTGGCGTTTAACCCGTCGCACCTCGAAATCGTAAGCCCTGTAGTTATCGGTTCTGTGCGTGCGCGTCTGGACAGGCTCGAAAAGCCAGGCATTAACCAGGTTCTGCCAATCACCATTCACGGGGACGCAGCGGTAGCTGGGCAGGGCGTGGTTCAGGAAACCCTGAACATGTCCAAAGCACGTGGTTACGAAGTGGGCGGTACCGTTCGCATCGTTATCAACAACCAGATCGGTTTCACCACCTCTAACCCGCTGGATGCGCGTTCCACGCCGTACTGCACCGATATCGGTAAGATGGTGATGGCGCCGATTTTCCACGTCAATGCAGATGATCCGGAAGCTGTTGCGTTTGTTACCCGCCTGGCGCTGGATTTCCGTAATACCTTTAAGCGCGACGTGTTTATCGACCTGGTTTGCTACCGTCGCCATGGTCATAACGAAGCTGATGAGCCAAGTGCAACGCAGCCGGTGATGTACCAGAAAATCAAAAAGCACCCGACGCCGCGTAAGATTTACGCCGACCGTCTGGAGCAGGAAAAACTGGCCACGCTTGAAGACGCCACCGAAATGGTGAACCTTTACCGCGATGCGCTGGATGCCGGTGAATGCGTGGTGAAAGAATACCGCCCGATGAACATGCATTCATTTACCTGGTCGCCATATCTCAACCACGAATGGGATGAGAGCTACCCGAATAAGGTAGAAATGAAGCGTTTACAGGAGCTGGCAAAACGCATCAGCACCGCGCCTGAAACCGTTGAAATGCAGTCACGCGTGGCGAAAATCTACAGTGACCGTCAGGAAATGGCGAACGGCAGCAAGAAATTTGACTGGGGTGCAGCAGAGAACCTGGCGTACGCCACGCTGGTGGATGAAGGCGTTTCTGTGCGTCTGTCTGGTGAAGATGTGGGACGCGGGACGTTCTTCCACCGTCACGCTGTCATTCATAACCAGACTAACGGTTCGACTTACACGCCGCTGCAGCATGTGCACAACAGCCAGGGGCAGTTCAAAGTCTGGGACTCCGTGCTGTCTGAAGAAGCGGTGCTTGCTTTCGAATACGGTTATGCCACGGCTGAACCGCGCACTCTGACCATCTGGGAAGCGCAGTTCGGCGACTTCGCCAACGGCGCTCAGGTAGTTATCGACCAGTTCATCAGTTCCGGCGAGCAGAAATGGGGCCGTATGTGTGGCCTGGTGATGTTGCTGCCGCACGGTTATGAAGGCCAGGGCCCGGAGCACTCCTCTGCGCGTCTTGAACGTTATCTCCAACTTTGTGCTGAGCAGAACATGCAGGTTTGCGTGCCTTCTACTCCGGCGCAGGTTTACCACATGCTGCGTCGTCAGGCGCTGCGCGGTATGCGTCGCCCGCTGGTGGTGATGTCACCGAAATCCCTGCTGCGTCATCCGCTGGCGGTTTCCACCATGGATGAACTGGCGAACGGCACCTTCCTGCCTGCTATTGGCGAAGTTGACGAGCTTGATCCAGCCGGCGTGAAACGCGTGGTAATGTGTTCTGGTAAGGTCTATTACGATTTGCTGGAACAGCGTCGTAAGAACGACCAAAAAGATGTCGCGATTGTGCGCATCGAACAGCTTTATCCATTCCCGCACCAGGCGGTGCAGGAAGCATTAAAACCTTTTGCTCACGTACATGATTTTGTCTGGTGCCAGGAAGAGCCGCTTAACCAGGGCGCATGGTATTGCAGCCAGCACCATTTCCGTGAAGTAGTTCCATTTGGATCAGGTCTGCGTTATGCAGGTCGTCCAGCCTCCGCATCACCTGCGGTAGGGTACTTGTCCGTTCACCAGAAACAGCAGCAAGATCTGGTTAATGACGCGCTGAACGTCGATTAA
- a CDS encoding succinate dehydrogenase iron-sulfur subunit encodes MKLEFSIYRYNPDVDDAPRMQEYTLEGEEGRDMMLLDALMQLKEKDPTLSFRRSCREGVCGSDGVNMNGKNGLACITPISALGNGKQKIVIRPLPGLPVVRDLVVDMGQFYAQYEKIKPYLLNNGQNPPAREHLQSPEQREKLDGLYECILCACCSTSCPSFWWNPDKFIGPAGLLAAYRFLIDSRDTETASRLDGISDAFSVFRCHSIMNCVSVCPKGLNPTKAIGHIKSMLLQRSA; translated from the coding sequence ATGAAACTCGAATTCTCAATTTATCGCTACAACCCGGATGTTGACGATGCTCCGCGTATGCAGGAGTACACCCTGGAAGGGGAAGAAGGGCGCGACATGATGTTGCTTGACGCGCTAATGCAACTGAAAGAAAAAGATCCTACGCTGTCGTTTCGTCGTTCATGCCGGGAAGGGGTTTGTGGCTCCGACGGCGTAAACATGAACGGTAAAAACGGCCTGGCGTGTATCACGCCTATCTCGGCTCTGGGAAACGGAAAGCAGAAGATTGTTATCCGCCCGCTGCCTGGATTGCCGGTTGTGCGCGATCTGGTGGTAGACATGGGGCAATTCTATGCTCAATATGAGAAGATTAAGCCTTACTTGTTGAATAATGGGCAAAATCCACCCGCTCGTGAGCATTTACAATCCCCCGAGCAACGTGAAAAACTGGACGGTCTGTACGAGTGTATTCTGTGCGCGTGTTGCTCGACGTCCTGCCCGTCATTCTGGTGGAACCCGGACAAGTTTATCGGCCCGGCAGGTTTGCTGGCTGCGTACCGCTTCCTGATTGACAGCCGTGATACGGAAACCGCAAGCCGTCTTGATGGTATCAGCGATGCTTTCAGCGTATTCCGCTGCCATAGCATTATGAATTGCGTCAGTGTTTGTCCTAAGGGGCTGAACCCGACCAAAGCCATCGGCCATATTAAGTCGATGCTGCTGCAAAGAAGTGCTTAG
- the sdhA gene encoding succinate dehydrogenase flavoprotein subunit: MSLPVREFDAVVIGAGGAGMRAALQISQGGQTCALLSKVFPTRSHTVSAQGGITVALGNTHEDNWEWHMYDTVKGSDYIGDQDAIEYMCKTGPEAILELEHMGLPFSRLDDGSIYQRPFGGQSKNFGGEQAARTAAAADRTGHALLHTLYQQNLKNKTTIFSEWYALDLVKNADGAVVGCTALCIETGEVVYFKAKATILATGGAGRIYQSTTNAHINTGDGVGMALRAGVPVQDMEMWQFHPTGIAGAGVLVTEGCRGEGGYLLNKHGERFMERYAPNAKDLAGRDVVARSIMIEIREGRGCDGPWGPHAKLKLDHLGKEVLESRLPGILELSRTFAHVDPVKEPIPVIPTCHYMMGGIPTKVTGQALTVNEQGEDIVIPGLFAVGEIACVSVHGANRLGGNSLLDLVVFGRAAGLHLLESIQEQGELRDASEDEINVALERLNRWNGNRNGEDPVQIRKALQECMQHNFSVFREGDAMAKGLEQLKQIRERLKNARLDDTSSEFNTQRVECLELDNLMETAFATAVSANFRTESRGAHSRFDYPERDDANWLCHSLYLPESESMTRREVNMQPKLRPAFPPKVRTY; the protein is encoded by the coding sequence ATGAGTTTACCAGTCAGAGAGTTTGATGCCGTTGTTATCGGTGCTGGTGGTGCAGGTATGCGTGCCGCACTGCAAATTTCACAAGGTGGCCAGACGTGCGCCTTGCTGTCTAAAGTTTTCCCAACCCGTTCCCATACCGTGTCTGCGCAGGGCGGCATTACCGTAGCGCTGGGTAATACCCACGAAGATAACTGGGAATGGCACATGTACGACACGGTAAAAGGTTCCGACTATATCGGTGACCAGGACGCCATTGAATATATGTGTAAAACCGGCCCTGAAGCGATTCTGGAGCTGGAACACATGGGGCTGCCGTTCTCCCGTCTTGATGATGGTTCAATTTATCAGCGCCCGTTTGGCGGCCAGTCGAAGAACTTCGGCGGCGAGCAAGCGGCACGTACTGCGGCTGCGGCTGACCGTACCGGCCACGCCCTGTTGCACACCCTGTATCAACAAAACCTGAAAAACAAAACCACGATTTTCTCTGAGTGGTACGCCCTTGATCTGGTGAAAAACGCAGATGGCGCCGTTGTAGGCTGTACCGCGCTGTGTATCGAAACCGGGGAAGTGGTTTACTTCAAAGCGAAAGCGACCATTCTGGCAACCGGTGGTGCAGGCCGTATTTATCAGTCCACCACTAACGCACATATTAATACCGGTGACGGTGTAGGTATGGCCCTGCGTGCCGGTGTTCCGGTGCAGGATATGGAAATGTGGCAGTTCCACCCAACCGGCATTGCTGGCGCAGGGGTACTGGTCACCGAAGGTTGCCGCGGTGAAGGCGGTTATCTGCTGAATAAACACGGCGAGCGTTTCATGGAGCGTTATGCGCCGAACGCCAAAGATCTGGCGGGCCGTGACGTGGTGGCGCGTTCCATCATGATTGAAATCCGCGAAGGACGTGGCTGCGATGGCCCATGGGGTCCGCACGCTAAACTGAAACTCGACCATCTGGGCAAAGAGGTTCTGGAGTCACGTCTGCCGGGTATTCTTGAGTTGTCTCGGACCTTTGCACACGTTGACCCGGTTAAAGAGCCAATTCCGGTTATCCCAACCTGCCACTACATGATGGGCGGTATTCCGACCAAAGTAACCGGCCAGGCGCTGACGGTGAACGAGCAGGGTGAAGATATTGTTATTCCAGGCCTGTTTGCCGTGGGTGAAATTGCCTGCGTATCGGTTCACGGCGCAAACCGCCTGGGCGGCAACTCGCTGCTTGACCTGGTGGTATTTGGCCGCGCTGCGGGCCTGCATCTGCTGGAGTCTATCCAGGAACAAGGCGAACTGCGTGATGCCAGCGAAGATGAAATTAACGTTGCGCTGGAACGTCTGAATCGCTGGAACGGCAACCGCAACGGCGAAGACCCAGTACAAATCCGCAAAGCGCTTCAGGAATGTATGCAGCACAACTTCTCGGTATTCCGTGAAGGTGACGCCATGGCGAAGGGCCTTGAGCAACTGAAACAGATCCGTGAACGCCTGAAAAATGCCCGTCTGGATGATACTTCCAGCGAATTTAACACCCAGCGTGTTGAGTGCCTGGAGCTTGATAACCTGATGGAAACCGCTTTTGCTACCGCCGTTTCCGCTAACTTCCGCACCGAAAGCCGTGGCGCGCATAGCCGCTTCGACTATCCGGAACGTGACGATGCAAACTGGCTGTGCCACAGCCTGTATCTGCCAGAATCGGAAAGCATGACGCGCCGTGAGGTGAACATGCAGCCGAAACTGCGTCCGGCATTCCCGCCGAAAGTGCGTACTTATTAA
- the sdhD gene encoding succinate dehydrogenase membrane anchor subunit → MVSNASALGRNGVHDFLLVRATAIVITLYIIYMIGFIAMAGELTYPVWSGFFASAFTKVFTLLTLFSILIHAWIGMWQVLTDYVKPVAIRLGLQLIIVVALLVYVIYGFVVVWGV, encoded by the coding sequence ATGGTAAGCAATGCCTCCGCATTAGGTCGCAATGGCGTGCATGACTTTTTGCTGGTTCGTGCCACCGCTATCGTTATAACCCTGTACATCATTTATATGATTGGCTTTATCGCCATGGCCGGTGAATTAACCTATCCGGTCTGGAGTGGGTTCTTTGCCTCCGCTTTCACCAAAGTGTTTACCCTGCTGACTCTGTTTTCGATTTTGATCCATGCCTGGATTGGCATGTGGCAGGTGTTGACCGACTACGTTAAACCAGTGGCGATTCGCCTTGGCCTGCAACTGATCATTGTTGTGGCCCTGCTGGTTTACGTCATTTATGGATTCGTTGTGGTGTGGGGTGTGTAA
- the sdhC gene encoding succinate dehydrogenase cytochrome b556 subunit: MWALFMIKNAKKQRPVNLDLTTIKFPVTAIASILHRVSGVITFVAVGILLWLLGQSLSSPEGFLVASAIMDSFFVKFIMWGILTALAYHVVVGIRHIMMDTGLLEETLIAGKRSAMISFVLTVVLSILAGVLVW, encoded by the coding sequence ATGTGGGCGCTATTCATGATAAAAAATGCGAAAAAACAACGACCTGTAAATCTTGATCTCACAACGATCAAGTTCCCCGTCACTGCAATCGCTTCCATCCTCCATCGTGTATCCGGCGTGATCACCTTTGTGGCTGTTGGCATACTACTTTGGTTACTCGGCCAGTCACTCTCGTCTCCGGAAGGCTTCCTCGTTGCGTCGGCAATCATGGACAGCTTCTTCGTTAAATTCATTATGTGGGGCATCCTTACCGCGCTGGCTTATCACGTTGTTGTGGGCATTCGCCACATCATGATGGACACCGGTTTACTGGAAGAGACCCTGATAGCGGGCAAACGATCCGCAATGATTTCATTTGTGTTAACTGTCGTGCTTTCAATTCTCGCAGGAGTCCTCGTATGGTAA
- a CDS encoding citrate synthase yields MSDKKATLTYNGDDALELDVLKGTLGQDVIDIRSLGSKGVFTFDPGFTSTASCESKITFIDGDEGILLHRGFPIDQLATHSNYLEVCYILLNGEKPTQEQYEEFKTTVTRHTMIHEQITRLFHGFRRDSHPMAVMCGVTGALAAFYHDSMDVNNPRHREIAAFRLLSKMPTMAAMCYKYSIGQPFVYPRNDLSYSGNFLNMMFSTPCEEYVVNPILERAMDRILILHADHEQNASTSTVRTAGSSGANPFACIAAGIASLWGPAHGGANEAALKMLEEINSVEHIPEFIRRAKDKNDSFRLMGFGHRVYKNYDPRATVMRETCHEVLKELNLKDNNLLEVAMELEHIALNDPYFIEKKLYPNVDFYSGIILKAMGIPSSMFTVIFAMARTVGWIAHWNEMHDDGIKIARPRQLYTGYEQRDFKSDLKK; encoded by the coding sequence ATGTCTGATAAAAAAGCAACTCTCACCTACAACGGTGATGATGCTCTGGAACTGGATGTGCTAAAAGGCACACTCGGTCAGGATGTAATTGATATCCGTAGTCTTGGTTCTAAAGGTGTGTTTACTTTTGACCCGGGTTTTACCTCTACCGCATCATGTGAATCAAAAATCACCTTTATCGACGGTGATGAAGGCATCTTGTTGCACCGTGGTTTCCCGATCGATCAACTGGCGACCCATTCCAACTATCTTGAAGTCTGCTATATCCTGCTCAACGGCGAAAAACCGACCCAGGAACAATACGAAGAATTTAAAACCACCGTCACTCGTCACACCATGATCCATGAACAAATCACCCGTTTGTTCCACGGTTTCCGTCGTGACTCCCATCCGATGGCGGTGATGTGCGGTGTGACCGGTGCGCTGGCAGCGTTTTATCATGACTCTATGGACGTGAATAACCCACGCCATCGCGAGATTGCCGCCTTCCGCCTGCTGTCCAAAATGCCAACCATGGCCGCAATGTGTTACAAGTACTCCATTGGCCAACCGTTTGTTTATCCGCGTAATGACCTCTCCTACTCAGGTAACTTCCTGAATATGATGTTCTCTACGCCATGCGAAGAGTACGTGGTAAACCCAATTCTTGAACGTGCGATGGACAGAATTCTGATTCTGCACGCCGACCACGAGCAAAATGCATCTACTTCAACCGTTCGTACCGCAGGCTCAAGCGGCGCAAACCCATTTGCCTGTATCGCAGCCGGTATCGCATCCCTGTGGGGGCCTGCGCACGGTGGTGCTAACGAAGCCGCGCTGAAAATGCTCGAAGAAATTAATAGCGTCGAACACATTCCTGAATTCATCCGTCGTGCGAAAGACAAGAATGACTCTTTCCGCCTGATGGGCTTTGGTCACCGCGTGTACAAAAACTACGACCCGCGTGCCACGGTAATGCGTGAAACCTGTCATGAAGTGTTGAAAGAGCTGAACCTGAAAGACAATAACCTGCTGGAAGTAGCGATGGAGCTGGAACACATCGCATTGAACGACCCGTACTTCATCGAGAAGAAACTTTACCCGAACGTGGACTTCTACTCCGGTATCATCCTGAAAGCGATGGGTATTCCGTCTTCCATGTTTACCGTTATCTTCGCGATGGCGCGTACCGTGGGCTGGATTGCACACTGGAACGAAATGCACGACGACGGCATCAAAATTGCCCGTCCACGCCAGTTGTATACCGGTTACGAACAGCGTGATTTCAAATCTGATTTGAAAAAATAG